ACTCCTAccctttcatttgaaacaacatACCATTACCATTGAACCAATGCATCTCTTTGAGATAATGGTTCACGTAAATACATAATAACTCATActcaataaattcacatatttaatatcacaatctatattaaatataaCAACCCAcagagaaaataatatatatatatatatattatgaggtGTGTTCTCTAATAAAAGTTGGGGAAACTTTAGGAAATGCAATGCCATTATTCTAAAGtttcctattattatttattttagaaatcaATGCGCCATAACctaaaccctttttttttatagggccATAACCTAAAGTTCTATGTCTAGGTGAAATCAacaacttccttaattattagaTCACCCCACCTTCGAGTCTTCGACGGTGCTAGCtgctaaataataataaaagaaaattaatgaccaTAATTTTAGGCAAAGGGGGcggggagagagaaggaaataGTGGAAAGGTCGTTGAGGGTATTAACGGCAGTTCACCGGCGCCCATTTATGACACATCATATCGCTTTCGTTTACAACCTACAACTCTCCAAACTCCTTATAATTCTCTCATGCATATGGTGCCCCAGCCCGCTCCCTTTCTACCTCTACCCATGCCCTGCTCCTCCACCGTCCTTTTCCTTAGCCGACcaaacacaaaagaaaaatctctctctctctctctggatcAGCCTGTGATCTCTTCTCCATGTACACATgattgattatatatagaagtgCTAACCAGTGTAGACACAAGGATAGAACGTTTGAGGTTCTTGTTGGCAGTGTTtggggttttgttttgtttatttggaGTGAGTAGTGATTTCAAGGAAATGGGCATCTTCTCATTGATGACAGGGAGGGCAGGGCCAAGTGGGTTTGGATCAGCTTCGACTGCTGAGCAGGTTACCCAAGGCATTGACGCCGCTAACCTCACTGCTATTGTCACCGGTCAGCTgtacattttcttctttctttcattcattttatgACTGTTTGTTATTTGTTATGGTATATCTTTGAAAAGCTAGGGTTCCTTTAAACCCAAATCAAAGATCAAAAAGCTTCATTTTCtggctggtttggatagtgagatgagatgagatatttttagataaaagttaaaagttatataaaatattatttttctaatattattattattttaaaatttgaaaaatttgaaatgagatttaaaaatttgaattatttattatattttgtgtgaaaatttaaaaaaattgtaatgatgagatgaaacactctttgaatccaaacgagcCGGCCGTTCACGTCTTTTAATCATAATCACACATGCTTgcgcgtgtatatatatatatatatatatatatatatatatatatagcattaggATTATGACATACACTAATCACtcaagagaaatgttttaactacaaaaaaagaaaaaaaaatctcacaaaaataatatatgatattgaTTGATGGCAAGTAACCTGCCCAATAAACCAATacagaaaattggaaaaaacaATTGGATGCATATTGTTCCTTCGATAAACATCTTAGTACAACAACTTCCATGGTTCGATATTAATAACCCTATCAATTAAAGAGCTGAATCATCATGATACATAGGTCCATTTCTTTAATtgtatttcctttttatttttctttcttttttgcgaCGCCAAGTAGTATTTATTCCTTGTTGGTCAGGAAAATCTAATTATGGATATAATTAATCTATGATGGAAACTGGAAAGGCTAAGGCCTCTTCTCATCCCCATACAATTATATAAGTCCAATAATATTCTGATATTAATGGGAGAATGATATATATCGTTCAACCTGCCCCATGATGACAAGTattagtactagtactactacccAAAGACAGAGATAGGGATAGGAAAACCAGCCAACTActtgttattattattcacatgatatgcatatatatatatatacacacacacacacacacacacacatcaatGGCATCAAATTGATAGATTTTACAGGCATGATAATGTTTCTGCAATTTATAACATCATTCATGTGAGTTCTAATTGGCATGATTTTGTTTAATGAGCCCTAAATTTTAACATGATGCTGTGTGACACAATTTCCATGGCCCTTTTGGGATAGAAACTCAAATGAGCTGTCCTAATTATGgaatactatttatcattcttttaattattatccgTCATTTTCGATCCGATCGATGTGACATATACGTTTAAGCATGCATTTGATACTATATTATCAAGATCTTTTAGATCAATTGGCAACACCTTAGTTTTCTGAGTGAATCCTCATTCCCTCATGtatcaaaaaatatactatatatattaaaattgacgtagtttaaatgatgaaaatttgtatttttcttacacctatattaattatatatactgaTAATAGgctttgaatatatatatatatatatatgtttgtttgatGGATCGACGTTTTGGCCAGTACAATTGTATTGgatattatattcaaatgaaAGAACTCGCAATTGATACAGGAGGGGCAAGTGGAATTGGGTTGGAGACAGCACGGGTCTTGGCTCTTCGGAAAGCTCATGTTATCATTGCTGCGAGGAACATGGAAGCTGCTAATGCAGCAAAACAACAAATCTTTAAAGACATCGAAACTGCTCGTGTGGATGTTCTTAAGCTCGACCTATGCTCAATGAATTCCATTAAAGCATTTGTTGCCCACTTCAATGCTCTTGACGTTCCCCTTAACATCTTGatgtgatctctctctctctctctctctctctctctcttcccagTTTGCTTTTGATCTAAactaacaaatgaaaaatttccACATTTCAGAAACAATGCCGGTGTCATGTTCTGCCCCTTCCAGCTTTCAGAAGATGGAATAGAGATGCAATTTGCAACAAATTATCTTGGTTTGCAGCATGAAAAACTATTGAGAAATGcttaattagttttgtttttttaaaaaaatattttgaaatctcATGTAGTTTGATCTGATATgtcaatttgtaaaaaaaatttattataaaatatatctaattaacGTAcatatcatttcaattcacatcagtttaatcttttttatttgtaattaattctTACTTAgtgtttttcaaaattatttatctcCATAGATAAGGATTGGTGAAGAATCTCAGCAGTAGTAGTGCCATTGATTGGTCATGATCTTACTTAATTTCACTAATTGTCAGGGCATTTTCATTTGACAAATCTTCTGCTGGAGAAAATGAAGAACACAGCAAGAACAACAGGGATCGAGGGCAGGATTGTCAACTTGTCATCAATTGCACACCACCACACTTACGAACATGGGATTCGATTTGACAACATCAATGATAGCGTTGGGTACGTAttagaaatttttaaattttgttcattttataatatgattttgACCTACCTACCCGTttcatcatttttctaattaaaaaatttatatacagttacttttatatattttttgtgcattCCACTAATATTattgttctattttttaaaataaaaaataactatttttacCAATTACATTGATAGAGTGtgcaaaaaatacataaaagtgactgtacatagcaaaacactttttgaatttGACATTTCAGTTGTAATATACGTGCCCTCTCTTGTTTTTAAAGCACGAAATAACTAAATTTCTCTCAGCAAAAAACAAATGACAATATATAGcacaatatatacataaaaaaaaatcaaaatcaaaagataaaaacaaaatgagtatGTTATATGTtcgtaatattttttgttcactAAATAATTAAGGACAAGTTAAAAggaatttgtgaaaataataaagaaCGAGGGaatgagagaaacaaagaaaaaagaatatttttttattgccaCCGGGTGTCAAGAAACAACGTTCCGACTAATCTCGGGATACACAGGCTCTCGACAAAAAATTTCTCACAAGTACTGCACCACGAGTAATAACTCGATGGCCTAGAGATCATTGTTTTCACCTAGTGGAATTCGAACCTTACACCTTGCACCTTGCTGGGAGCCACCAAGACTAAGACGTTTACCACTTGAGCTAACTCCTAGGGATTATATATAGATGTAGTTAATAGGGTTTGCTCAAATATAAATTAGCTTTTTAATGTTTTGTATAATCTAATGgggttcattttttatatttcattagCTATTTTGCATATACATCTAAAATACAGGGTGGGAATGCTTGCTAGATCTTAATTATGAATGTGAGTaccattaatcaaaatttacttCAGATTCGAAAGAAACATTGATCATGATCACTTAAATCATGTCAACAAAAATATATGGTGAATTATCTTATGAGAGGCTCCTCATATTTGTTTCAGTTATTCTGACAAAAAGGCGTATGGGCAATCCAAATTAGCAAACATATTGCATGCCAATGAGCTGTCTCGTCAGCTTAAggtaattaatcatatatatatagtcatgtatatatataatatataaatatatatcttcagGCCAAACCGACCCCTATAGCTGTCTAAGTTCTAAAATCTAACTACagaaaaatgtcaaaatgtTACACATAATTGATAGAAATTTGCTAATTCATTgaacgcatgcatgcatatttatgTCGTCAAATGGAGTATTATTGCAGGAAGAAGGTATAAACATTACAGCAAATTCAGTCCACCCAGGACTGATAATGACTCCCCTAATGAGGCATTCTCCTGTTATGATGAGTACGCTCCATTCCCAAAACATCCCCTAatggatatttatatatatatatatttatatatattagttttttgtttttgcataatTAATTTGGTCATGTGTGTGCCTATATACGTGCAGGATTGCTGCAGTTGTTCACCTATTTACTATGGAAGAACATACCCCAGGTGGATTAATACAGTTAATTTGagaaatgttattatatatatctatatatacggAAATCTTACGAAAGCAAACATATAACAACGgttgcatctataaattgtgctttacaaactgaaatatcacatgaaaatatgtcagttcgtaaatttatttttattaaaatctacaTGTAGactatacattttttaattaaaataattaaatttacttcTTGCCATCAACTAACTAATTATTACAGGGTGCAGCCACGACTTGTTACGTCGCACTCCACCCAAATCTGAAAGGTGTGACTGGAAAGTACTATCTGGACTGCAATGAGATGGAATCAAGTGCCTTAGCCAAGGATGCTGTGTTGGCTCGAAAACTCTGGGACTTCAGCAACAAATTGGTTAATTCGGCTTCAAACCCTTGAAAACAGCAAGCTACGTACAGCATGCATGTTTGATAAATGAGTATTGTTATATATATCCAcagagaaattatataaaaataatttcacaaactgatgtgatttcatttgatccgttagatctattttataataaaaataattttataatctaacgaaccagatcaaatcacgtcagtttgtaaaattacttttgtgtaatccacAATAATATTTCCCTTGATAAATTATACCAGTGCTTTGGTTGATCTGTTATACTATCTTATAGA
This genomic interval from Juglans regia cultivar Chandler chromosome 3, Walnut 2.0, whole genome shotgun sequence contains the following:
- the LOC108998989 gene encoding short-chain dehydrogenase TIC 32 B, chloroplastic-like isoform X1, with the translated sequence MGIFSLMTGRAGPSGFGSASTAEQVTQGIDAANLTAIVTGGASGIGLETARVLALRKAHVIIAARNMEAANAAKQQIFKDIETARVDVLKLDLCSMNSIKAFVAHFNALDVPLNILINNAGVMFCPFQLSEDGIEMQFATNYLGHFHLTNLLLEKMKNTARTTGIEGRIVNLSSIAHHHTYEHGIRFDNINDSVGYSDKKAYGQSKLANILHANELSRQLKEEGINITANSVHPGLIMTPLMRHSPVMMRLLQLFTYLLWKNIPQGAATTCYVALHPNLKGVTGKYYLDCNEMESSALAKDAVLARKLWDFSNKLVNSASNP
- the LOC108998989 gene encoding short-chain dehydrogenase TIC 32 B, chloroplastic-like isoform X3, coding for MGIFSLMTGRAGPSGFGSASTAEQVTQGIDAANLTAIVTGGASGIGLETARVLALRKAHVIIAARNMEAANAAKQQIFKDIETARVDVLKLDLCSMNSIKAFVAHFNALDVPLNILINNAGVMFCPFQLSEDGIEMQFATNYLGHFHLTNLLLEKMKNTARTTGIEGRIVNLSSIAHHHTYEHGIRFDNINDSVGYSDKKAYGQSKLANILHANELSRQLKDCCSCSPIYYGRTYPRVQPRLVTSHSTQI
- the LOC108998989 gene encoding short-chain dehydrogenase TIC 32 B, chloroplastic-like isoform X2, which translates into the protein MEAANAAKQQIFKDIETARVDVLKLDLCSMNSIKAFVAHFNALDVPLNILINNAGVMFCPFQLSEDGIEMQFATNYLGHFHLTNLLLEKMKNTARTTGIEGRIVNLSSIAHHHTYEHGIRFDNINDSVGYSDKKAYGQSKLANILHANELSRQLKEEGINITANSVHPGLIMTPLMRHSPVMMRLLQLFTYLLWKNIPQGAATTCYVALHPNLKGVTGKYYLDCNEMESSALAKDAVLARKLWDFSNKLVNSASNP